The Brachyspira aalborgi genome has a segment encoding these proteins:
- a CDS encoding TolC family protein produces the protein MTELKKLIKLESIKIAVCLSIFLSMHLYAQSNSNGATNTVSYSSYMEAIRDLIPEMKINAVAETNAEMNLLSAKSSGDVNLTAQLGAIGTYGSGTLSSSLGGKSAEATGIRAGIGVGSLIPYSGTKWSVNLTHNSYLDGKLYYHNGDSIKAQHYYPSLTIEVSQPLLRNFFGALDKYPIKNAEYSLTIAKLQRILDDSSVLASYQKIYYQWIMYEKLLSYYRSMYITARAFENQMRARYQSGLIDNDSYQNARTQTMIYSDSFAQNKVYLDSLLTTIAFFIPDITNYSPDHAVWDAYIDLGNNMEMEEVAFADSINGEIAYQSKLRAEYTLEAMKSGNLPDLSIVGSVNLNGITPNTSGYFKSFGSMTNVDFFAGLQFSYPIGDRANKAQYKMAENSLYGVIAQYEKLEKDYNTQLQTYISRFNAYKNLISSKRAQIRALNSRIATQMQKLEQGRAEVDDLLTSRLELATSQTQLLNLQYEFITTIFDYRSLLAMEYID, from the coding sequence ATGACAGAATTAAAAAAATTAATAAAATTAGAATCGATAAAAATTGCAGTTTGTTTGTCAATATTTTTGAGCATGCATCTATACGCTCAATCGAATTCAAACGGAGCTACAAATACGGTAAGTTATTCGTCTTATATGGAAGCGATAAGAGATTTGATACCCGAAATGAAAATAAACGCCGTAGCCGAAACAAATGCTGAGATGAATCTTTTAAGCGCAAAAAGTTCGGGCGATGTAAATTTAACGGCGCAACTTGGAGCGATTGGGACTTATGGAAGTGGAACTTTATCATCTTCTTTAGGCGGAAAGTCGGCGGAAGCTACGGGAATAAGAGCGGGAATCGGAGTAGGCAGTTTAATTCCATATAGCGGAACTAAATGGTCGGTTAATTTAACGCATAATTCATATTTAGATGGAAAATTATATTATCATAACGGCGATAGTATAAAAGCTCAACATTATTATCCTTCGCTTACTATAGAAGTTTCTCAACCTTTATTAAGAAATTTTTTCGGAGCGTTAGATAAATATCCGATAAAAAATGCAGAATATTCTCTAACGATTGCAAAACTCCAAAGAATATTAGACGATTCTTCAGTATTGGCGTCTTATCAAAAAATTTATTATCAATGGATAATGTATGAAAAATTATTATCGTATTATAGAAGCATGTATATAACGGCGAGAGCTTTTGAAAATCAAATGAGAGCAAGATATCAAAGCGGACTTATAGATAATGACTCTTATCAAAATGCAAGAACTCAAACTATGATTTATAGCGATTCTTTCGCTCAAAATAAAGTTTATTTAGATAGTCTTTTAACAACGATAGCTTTTTTTATTCCCGACATAACAAATTATAGTCCCGATCACGCGGTTTGGGACGCTTATATTGATTTGGGAAATAATATGGAAATGGAAGAAGTGGCTTTTGCAGACAGCATAAACGGAGAGATAGCATATCAATCAAAATTAAGAGCGGAATATACTTTAGAGGCTATGAAAAGCGGAAATTTACCCGATTTGTCTATAGTCGGAAGCGTAAACTTAAACGGCATTACTCCAAATACTTCGGGTTATTTTAAGTCTTTTGGAAGTATGACTAATGTAGACTTTTTCGCGGGATTGCAATTTTCTTATCCGATTGGCGACAGAGCTAATAAAGCGCAATATAAAATGGCTGAAAATTCTTTATATGGAGTAATAGCTCAATACGAAAAACTTGAAAAAGATTATAATACTCAATTGCAAACTTATATATCGAGATTCAACGCTTATAAAAATTTAATATCAAGCAAGAGAGCGCAGATAAGAGCGTTAAATTCGAGAATTGCAACTCAAATGCAAAAATTGGAGCAAGGCAGAGCGGAGGTTGACGATTTGCTCACTTCGAGACTCGA